The genomic segment ATTGCTTTGAGACGATCCCCTTGGCGGTATTTTTCGCCTGGGTTCTGGTCTTTTTTCAACATGATCCCTTCTACCTTACCGAGGTCGATGGACATGATGTCTTTTTTCCAACGTTGGAAATAACCGTGTGTGAGTTCGCCTTCTTTGGATTTATACTCTTGGTAGAGTAATTCTTTTTCCATATCACGAAGACGTTGGAAAACCATTTGTTTGGCTTGGCTAGAAAGAACCCGAGATAAGTCTTGAGGTTTTTCAAACACACGCATTTGGGTTCCCACTTGTGCAGAAGGATCCAATTTGATAGCCTCTTCTAGAGAAACCTCTAGAGGGTTTGTTGTTTTATCTTCTACCACGTCACGAAGGACGGAGATGATGATTTCGTTTTTATTGTCGGAACCGAAGTCTACTTGGCAACGGTCATCTGTCTCCGCTTCCAAACCGACTTTTTTGCGATAGGCGGCGAGAAGTGAGTCTCGGATGACACCGAGTACGAGTTCTCTATCAAGAGATTTATCCTGACAGAATTGTTGGATGGCTTCGAATAGCCCAGTTTCTTTCGTTGCTTGTTTTGTCGCCATAGTCTTAAATTTCTAAATACAAATTTCCCTTTCGTATTTCTGCGATGGGCATAGATACCGATTTTTGGTTCTTTTTGTGTCGAGTTTTACGATCGTAAAGCGTAAGCTCAACTGAATCCCCAGAAACCGGTCCCAAACGATACAATCGTTTGTCCCATTTCCCTGCTTCCAGCGGCACTTCTAGTTTTACTAAAAGTCCTTGGAAACGACTTAAATCCTCCGGCAGACGCAAAACACGTTCTGCTCCCGCGGAGGAGACTTGGAGAGTGAAATCAAATTCCTCTCCCCATAAATCCAGCTCCTCTTTGAGTCTCCTAGACACAGTCTCACAGTCTTCTAAACTAGCGGAGCCAGTTTTGTCTGAGAGATGATCCAGTTCAATCTCAATGAGGGCGTGGTTTTTCCGATTCTGTACTTGGAGCGAAAAAAGCGCTAGAGGTGGAGCGAGAACACGTAAAATAAGTTCTCTGATGTTTTCCTCGGTATATACCAAACCATTTCCAAAAGATTCCAAAAGGAATCCGTATAAGAGACCCAGCTCATGCTAAAATTTAACATGTCTACTGTCAAGCTAGGAAAAGCGAGTTGTCCTGTAAATAAAAAATTAGGGAATGGATGTTGCACCATGCGAACCCTTTATCTTTTCCTCACCCTCATCTTTTCCGTATCCTGCCTTCGTTTCCGAGTGGAAAACTTAAAAGAAGAAATCCTATTCCGCATCCCATTGGGACAAACAAATGAGAGTTTTGAGGGTGTTGTGGTGAACCAAGTACTCACCAACGTTCCATTGACCATCCCCAACTCCTCCAATATTAGCGCAATGGCGGATAATAAACAAGCCGTAATCAAACTTTTTGACAGAAATGGAAGGCTTGATGCCACACTAGGAAACCCTGATTTTAAACCCAATTCAGGAATTCCTCATTATCCATTTCGATTTGGCGGGATTGGAATCGTAGCCATGAACGAAGATGGAGACTTAATCGTACAAAATCGGATTTCATCTAAGGGAATGGAACTTCCCCAAGGCCAAGAAAACCTATACAAAACGTATAGTGGTGCCTTTTCTACTCAAGGAACGACAGTTCTTCCATCATTCCTTGTACAAATTTCACAAAAAGGTGTCGTGAAATTTATGTTAGGGGCTTCTGGAAAAAATTCAGAACCCTTTCGTTATATTGAATTCATCCTCCCCGGGGAAGGCGAAAAATTATTTGTCTACCACCGCATTGCAGAAGAAATGCGACTTTCTTATTTTGAAGAAGGAGAACTCAAAGGGAACTTAAAAGAATCAGGGCTTGATGTATTTGCAAGTAACGATTCCAAAGAATATGACATCACTCTAGACAAACTCCTCCCACATCCAGAAGGTGAGTATGTTCTCGGATCGTTTAGTTATTATTCCAAAAAAGACAAACGGTTTAAGTTCAGAAGGATATTTCGTTTTGTTTTTGATTCCAAAAGTTCTGAATTTTTAAAAGAAATCCAAGACCCATCAGAGATTTTATTTTCCATTCGTAACAACGGTGAATTTTATATTTGGGAAACGGAAGACGGTGGGAATGCAGCAAGGCTCCAAGTCCACGATAAAGAAGGAAACCATATCAATAACAAAAGGATTCCTTTTTCAAGTCCCCGTGGCCAATGGCGAGAAACCTATACAGATGCTTTCGATAATATTTATTCAGTTCGAATTCGTGCAGGTGCCCTCGAAGTGTATCGTTGGATCTAAATGAAACAAAAACCCTTATTCACCAACCAAGAATCTAAGGCAATTGATTCTCTTACCACAAAAGAATTAGGGTTTAGTGAAGGGACTCTGATGGGAATGGCTGCCCTTTCTGTTTTTCATGCCAATGAAGATTTATGGAAAACAGCCGAATCCATTTGGATTCTTTGCGGAACAGGAGGCAATGGTGGAGATGGGTATGCCCTCGCTCACACTCTTTTCCAAGAAGGATATTCTGTTCGATGTTTTGCCACTTCACCAAACAAATCAGAGGCGGGGAAGTTCTATGAAACCTTGGTTTCTAAAACTCTGGGTGTCATTGGGAACTTAGATGATTTTTATAAGGAATGGGAAGAGGCAAAAGAAGACTCTGTTTTACTTGTAGATGCCCTTCTAGGAACAGGATTCCAAAACGAACTTTCGGAAGAACTCACAGAACTGATAGAAACCATCAATGATTCCGATGTCTTTTTTTACCGGTTGTCACTCGACAGTCCCAGTGGCTGGAATCCTTACGCTATTGGAAAATCCGAAGAACCAAACACCTTTGTTTATGCCGATTCCATTGAAGAACTGGGAACAAGGAAATGGGAAAACGTAGGGTTTATATATGAAAAAGATGCTATCATTCCTAGATACTATGAATCAATCGGATTTCCCATCCGCACCCACCTAAGTAAGGTTACCTTTTCCAATCGTTATTATTTAGAAGCGGATCCGGAATCTGCCATCCAGATCCTTAAAAGAAAAAACAAAGACCATAAATACAGTGCCGGTTCTGCTTTATTTTATGGAGGTTCTGATGGAATGGAAGGAGCCATCCTCCTTTCGGAACAGGCCTTCTCTAGACTCGGTGGAGGGATTAGTAAAATATTCTCTCCATCTTTAAAAATCAGTTCCTTTGTTTTAAAAGAAGATCTTTCCAAAATGACAAAAACGAGTTCTCTCGCAGAAACTTTAGAAGATCCGTTTTTAAAAAAAACAAAGACCATTGTTGTGGGTCCAGGCCTTACCCAATACCCAAACGATCTAGGTGGATGGAAAGTTCCCGAGGAACTTCGTTTGATTTTAGATGCAGGTGCCATTCCAACAAAAGGCAGTTCCCTTCCGAAGGGAGATCAAATCCTACTCACACCCCATGTCGGAGAACTAAACCGAATGACGGGAAAAACTCATAACTCTGTACAGGCCGCCTACGATACATTAATCGAATACTGCCCACAAAACAATGTTTATGTGCTGCTCAAATCCTTTGTGAGTTTACTCGTTTGTCCTGATGGTTCTTCTTATGTTTGGGAATCACCCAATCCAAAACTAGCCACAATGGGAACTGGAGATTTATTATCAGGAATTTTGGCACGTTACTTAAGTTTGGATTTAACGATCCCAGAATCAGTTCAGTTAGCCTTATCATTACTCGACCATTCTAAACAATTGGAAGAACCATACCCTTCTGCTCACCAAATCCTCAAATCTCTTTTGGAGTTACTTTAGATGCGAAAAGGATACCACTCGCGTTCACCAGAAGAATTCCGTGATTACCTAAAACAGATTGGTGATAAAAACAAAAAAACAAGATGGAGGCAAATTGTCCTCCTCATCGATTTGGTTTTGGTTGTTTTGATTTTTTACATTGGGTTTCGAGCTTTAAATCCCGGAAGTTTTCAAAACAGAACTCAATCCGACAAACAGATCGTAGACGGATATCCTACTTATTTAAGTTTATCCAGAGAGGAAGATGAAAAGTTCCAAGGTTATTTTTTATTTATAGAAAATAATACAAAAAATCCACTTCAAGTTCCAAATCCTAACTGGAAATCCGAATTTCGTATCAAAACAAGGCAAGGGGTTTTGTGTTTCCAGGAAGAAATTTTTTGGGAAAGTAGAAACATTCCACCAAATGCAAATGGATTTTTATACCATTCTGTTTCCAAAGAAAAATGGAAGTCCTTGGTCGCAGATTGCCGGAAGGAAATTTTTGACGAAGAAGCCTCTATCTTTCGTTCCAAGTTTCGGTCTTTGGATTTAGGTTTTTATTCACAAGTGCTCATCCATTCCGAGGACAGAACGTACACTTTTCAAATCAAACAAAAACCCTATAAATGATAATGATTATTATCTTTCGACAGTCACCGCAGGATATTCTTCTAAATAACTTTCACCATTCACGCCGTAATAAATTACTTTTCTATTAGTAAAATCGGCATCGTATCCTACTACACCCGCTTCCCAAGTTGCCTTTAAAAATTCAGGGAATGTACTTTTTCCTTCTTGGTCAGTCCGGATTGCCTTAATTAAATCTTCTCTGTGAAACTTCGGAATTTCATGGACTCCTAACACAAGTGGATTTCCTTGTTGGACAACTGAGCCTTCTTTCATTATGTAGATGGCTTGGCAAGAAGGAAGATACCATCGATTCATAAGAACGCCGGCTTCTCTTAGAACTTCCGCTAAGATTGGGAACCCGCCTACTTTCGGACGAATGGACATCGCAAATTTTTGTGCTTCAGTTAGTTTTGTTGTTAGGTTGGTCATTGTGTTATCCTCATTCAATTGGGTTTAAGTTTAGTTTGTTTAATTTCGTTAGTTTGATAAGAGTCTTTCGGAGTTGGTCTTTCTCTTGTTCCGAGAGATGGGAAAAAAAAATAAAATCGTTTTCATCTGCGATCTCTGAGAGTTTGGGAACCAGTTTTGTTCCTTTATTGGTTAATTTGATATCTTGGTAACGACGATCTTCACTTGCTTCTTCGCGACTTACAAGTCCTTTGTTGAGTAGTCTGTCGATGAGTTTGGATACAGCTCCCCGACTGAGTCCTGTGATTTCAGCCACAACACTAGGTGAAGTGTTGGTTTCATAAGAATACATTTCCCGAAGGATCACCCATTCGGCCACAGTCACATCCAAAGCAGCAAGTTTCCCCGCAAAAGAATGCGAAACAGCATTGGAGACAACCCGTAAATGGTAGCCCAGATGGGATTTCAGGTGGCTTGGTTCTAGATTTTGTTTTTTGGGCATAATCAATATATAGTTTCCATGGAAACTGTTGTCAAGGAAATTAAATAGGGAAATAATAGTTTGCAGAAGTTTTTTAGACTTTAGATTTGAGTAGGCTACCAAATACTGTGGTTAGAAAATATATTTAGAGAGAAAGAAATGAACCATCCATTTACCAAAAAACAAACAGTTATTTTTTCCATTTCCCTTGTGATCTCTATGATCGGATTCAAACTATTATTTGCGAATTTTTGGAATAAAAATTCCTCTTTTGAAGATTTACTTCGATCGACGGCCAATGATATCAATCGAAATTGCCCGCAAACAATAGACAAGGATACTAGACTGGATAACGTCGCGGTTTTTTCAAACAAACGTTTCCAATACAACTATAGCATCATTGCCTATTCTGCTTCCGAAATTGACATTCAGATTTTAGAAAAAAATTTATATCCAGTCATTCTAAATACAATCAAATCAAGTCCAGATATGAAACTCTTTCGTGAGAATGAAGTGACACTTGTATATTCCTATCGAGATCGAATGGGAAATTATATTTTTTCTATGGAATTCAAACCAAGCGATTATAAATAATTTCAGAATATTTCTCTTTGGGTTTAACAGTAAGATACTGGAAACTAAAGTTTGTTTGGGCGAGTCCCGAAGATTAAACTTTTCTTACAGCTTATCTACCGTTTGGCGACCAATTTTCTCTTGTTTGTCGGGAACAGGATGCTCCGGGGTGCGCGTTCGCTCCCGTCTGACATTCGTCAGACCAAGCCCGACGCATCCTTCTCGCGGGGGATTGGGTTTTTGTAGAAGAATTTATGCAGTTTTACTAGCACATCTGAATTCATTTCACACTTAGCAAAGAAATCTCGATTACGTCAGATATCCTACTCAAACAGAAAAATAAAAACTACATATTCGAATCCAATTCAGTATTAGGTGACCATTCTTTACTAAAATGGGAAAACACTTTAACTTGATTTACAAATCAATGAATCGAGGATTTATTCAAAAAAACTTTGTTCTGAAATAGAATTCAAAGACTATAATATTACGTGGGGCTAAAAACGCTCAGCTACAAGCAAATAAAATCCAACTTAACGAACGATCCATTCATCTTATGGTTTTTGGAATATGATGAATAGAATTATTTATTTATATCATCTTCTTGAATGTCAATTGTCGTAACTCCAACCAAAAAATCAAAAGCTTCTGAAAAATTAAAACCAACCCGAATTCCATAATATATCCCGAAGGACATCTCTACTGATATCGGAGAATCACACCATTTTCCGATAATTTCTCCAGTAGAAGATTGAGTAGCTCCCAATGGAAAAATGATATTGGTATTGAATTTAGAAAACGCTTTTTTTTTAGTTCTGGGTTCATCAACTTTTGGAAGATGCGAATTCGAATTCAATACAACAAACGAATTTCCTTGGTTGAGAGATAAATCAGAATTTTCATAGGTAGAAACATATATACGGCTCCCCCTTCCCCCAGTTTTATAATATCCAATTACGCCGCTCCTGATACCAACACCCAACCCGTTCTTTCCATACTGCATACCACCCCCAAAGCACCAAGCCCATGCCGATACACCGAAAACATTTTCCTCAATTCCTATCACAGGAATATCCGCAAGGTCATCTTTTCGATTTTGAAAATAATTACCGAATGAAGCACAATTAAAAATCGAAAAAAGCACTATGATTATAAGTCTCATCTTACGGAAATCCAATTTCCATTAATTTACAATCGAGTATAAATCAACGTTTCCCTTCTTTTTGCGACATTGAGTTAATTTATATGTGTGTTGCATACATGATAATATAACTAAATCGTAACTTGAATTATCCGTATCAATAATTGGATTAGTGATCAAACCACGAAAACAAGAATCTCTTAATGCAATTTTCGCATCATCTTTACATTTTTCTTCACTATTGTTTCCGCAGCCAACCATTGCAACTAACAGTAAAAATAATTTCAATTTCGCTTTGTTTTTATTCATTTCTATACCATCAAAATTTTCTTAATATAAAACTTAGAACATTCCCCATCATCTAAATTCACAAAGATTAATTTCCCCACCCCATGATGAGTTTTCAAACATAATGATCTTTTTTAAATCACAAACGGAATCAAGGTAGTAGCGGAATTCAACACTCAATTCTAATGAATTTTTCGATCTAAACGGATTTAGAGCCAAATTAGATAAGCATCTTCTAAAATCACTTTTATCATAATATATATCCCTTTTGCATCCAACGCCATTTGAAAGATTCAATTCAGTTACAATTGTCGTGTCTGGAAAATACTCTAGTTGTTTTGCAATAAATAAAATACTAAGATCTTTTTCAGCATCTTTAAGTGTGATTAAGCGATTGTCATAAATTCCCGAGTTGTAATTACAAGAAATTAGCAATAGGAAAGAAAATGTATATAGAATTCGAAATTTATTTCTCATATGGATTACAAATTGTATTTTGTTGGCAAGTCCTAATACATTCGGTTCGGATTGTGTTTTCATATTCGTCACCACCCCAATGCCCTTGAAATACCTTCATATCCACACATTTTTTTACACATTCCTTTCTTTCTTTACAATCAATAATCCAGGCCGTCGGACGACGAGGATTCTCTTCTTTCTTTTTTTGTCAGCAGCAACACTAGAAAAATAAGTAAAACATAAAATTAGTAATAGTATTTTTTTTATCATCAACTTACCGAAAACCTATTCAAATCCGCGAACGATTTAAAAAGAAACTTTTAATGTTCATCTATACAGATACTGACATAAGGCAAGATATTGTGCAGGAGTAACAGTCACTGAATCAGAAGTGATAGGCACCGAATTCAATTCGGAGTCCACGGCAATTAAGCCACATAAGGCTAGTTTTCTCTTTGGATCGCCTTGGTCTGTTTTAGCTCGACAGCAAAGAAAACAAGATATGATCAATAGGAAGACTAAATTTTTGTATAACATGTATTTTCCTCCAGAGTGCCTATCCAAAAACTCTATGTTTCATCATTCAGTGCTCTAGATAATTCGCTTTGAAATTGCAAAAATGTTTCCAAATAATCTTCTCGAAAATCACCGTTTACGAAATTGATCCCAAAAAAAAGCAAAAGTGAAATCTCAAACTCATAGATTTCATTCCTAATACACCAAAATTGTGCCTTTCGCTTCATTGATGCATAAATTTTTCGCGTTTGTTATACCCATGTATGCAGGTAAAATAAACTCATTCACATAAATGATACTTGAAGATACACATTTAAAATCCATAGGATCATTTAAGATACATTTAGCCGGGTTTTTAGTTAAAGATTGCCATTCCGTGATGATTTTATTTGGATCTAATCCGACTAAAGTATATACATTCACACAATAGTTACTCAAACTTAAGGTTTTGTTTTGGGTATCAATTACCGAATAACGGAAAAACATGTTGTTCACAGGTAATCCGGAAATATAATTTCCCAAATATTCGGTTGTAATCAGAAGTGAAACAGTGGCCTGTTTTAGACTTTTATTTTCCCACTTTTGACCATTGAGATTTCCTAAGTTGATACAATGAATTAGAAGTGATATTTGAATGATTAACAAAACCAGTTTTTTCATTTATTTATAAATTATATTTTCATCGGATAACTTAAGATATACTAAAGATAAAAACAACTGCCACAACTAGCAACTAACTTTTTATTCACTACCCACTCGCTCGATGCCATCTGGTTCAGTAAAATCACATCCTCTCGACTACACTCGACAACCATATCCCCTTCCGCTCCCGATATAAAGAAAATTTGCATCGCCAAACGAACATCAGTTTTTATTTTTTGTATTAGTTCGGAACTCGCCCAAATATTAATAAAATGTAGCTCTTAAAAAGATACTTTATGAAAAATCGATCGTTTATTTTATTCATTTCATTCATATTCTCTCTGAATTGTGATCCAAAGCAAAACCAAGGGGATCCAAAAGAAAATCTAAAACTTTGTATCTTAACGGCCATCGAATTGGAAAACAATCCACCAAAGCAAGATGATCTTTCTATAAAACAGGTATCGGCAGCTGCGTATTTAGCTTTATGTTATCATGATTACAAAAGATGAATTGACCATTGCAGAAACTTTAAAGTTTTCGATTTCTTTAGTCCAATTCTTCTTCTAATCTTCTAACAACTGTTTCTAAAACCATCACACGGGCGAAGTATTTATCATTGGCTGGAACAAGAATCCAAGGTGCTTTTGGGGCATCGGTTTTGGCAAACATTTGGTTTGCTGCTTCTTCGTAGAGTGCCCATTTGTCGCGATTCCGCCAATCTTCCTCAGTGAGTTTCCAACGTTTGAGAGGATCGTTTTTCCTAGATTCAAAACGTAATAATTGTTCATCGGAGTCGATATGGAGCCAAAATTTAACAATGATGGTTCCAAAACTAACCAGTTGTTCTTCGAATAGTAAAATTTCTTCGTAAGCACGCGACCATTCGGATTCGGAGGCAAATCCTTCCACTCTTTCCACAA from the Leptospira congkakensis genome contains:
- a CDS encoding UDP-galactose-lipid carrier transferase — translated: MKYYPLQSRILNLNQLDKNQVLPPDEYQAKMKVLKNKIRDLTFLAKAKGRSVLFVFEGWDAAGKGGAIRRLTQEIDPRLFEVHNISAPNSEEIQHHYLWRFWNRIPQRGHIGIFDRSHYGRVLVERVEGFASESEWSRAYEEILLFEEQLVSFGTIIVKFWLHIDSDEQLLRFESRKNDPLKRWKLTEEDWRNRDKWALYEEAANQMFAKTDAPKAPWILVPANDKYFARVMVLETVVRRLEEELD
- a CDS encoding DUF1398 domain-containing protein is translated as MTNLTTKLTEAQKFAMSIRPKVGGFPILAEVLREAGVLMNRWYLPSCQAIYIMKEGSVVQQGNPLVLGVHEIPKFHREDLIKAIRTDQEGKSTFPEFLKATWEAGVVGYDADFTNRKVIYYGVNGESYLEEYPAVTVER
- a CDS encoding LIC_12708 family protein codes for the protein MRTLYLFLTLIFSVSCLRFRVENLKEEILFRIPLGQTNESFEGVVVNQVLTNVPLTIPNSSNISAMADNKQAVIKLFDRNGRLDATLGNPDFKPNSGIPHYPFRFGGIGIVAMNEDGDLIVQNRISSKGMELPQGQENLYKTYSGAFSTQGTTVLPSFLVQISQKGVVKFMLGASGKNSEPFRYIEFILPGEGEKLFVYHRIAEEMRLSYFEEGELKGNLKESGLDVFASNDSKEYDITLDKLLPHPEGEYVLGSFSYYSKKDKRFKFRRIFRFVFDSKSSEFLKEIQDPSEILFSIRNNGEFYIWETEDGGNAARLQVHDKEGNHINNKRIPFSSPRGQWRETYTDAFDNIYSVRIRAGALEVYRWI
- a CDS encoding LIC13411 family adhesin; translation: MRLIIIVLFSIFNCASFGNYFQNRKDDLADIPVIGIEENVFGVSAWAWCFGGGMQYGKNGLGVGIRSGVIGYYKTGGRGSRIYVSTYENSDLSLNQGNSFVVLNSNSHLPKVDEPRTKKKAFSKFNTNIIFPLGATQSSTGEIIGKWCDSPISVEMSFGIYYGIRVGFNFSEAFDFLVGVTTIDIQEDDINK
- a CDS encoding NAD(P)H-hydrate epimerase, translating into MKQKPLFTNQESKAIDSLTTKELGFSEGTLMGMAALSVFHANEDLWKTAESIWILCGTGGNGGDGYALAHTLFQEGYSVRCFATSPNKSEAGKFYETLVSKTLGVIGNLDDFYKEWEEAKEDSVLLVDALLGTGFQNELSEELTELIETINDSDVFFYRLSLDSPSGWNPYAIGKSEEPNTFVYADSIEELGTRKWENVGFIYEKDAIIPRYYESIGFPIRTHLSKVTFSNRYYLEADPESAIQILKRKNKDHKYSAGSALFYGGSDGMEGAILLSEQAFSRLGGGISKIFSPSLKISSFVLKEDLSKMTKTSSLAETLEDPFLKKTKTIVVGPGLTQYPNDLGGWKVPEELRLILDAGAIPTKGSSLPKGDQILLTPHVGELNRMTGKTHNSVQAAYDTLIEYCPQNNVYVLLKSFVSLLVCPDGSSYVWESPNPKLATMGTGDLLSGILARYLSLDLTIPESVQLALSLLDHSKQLEEPYPSAHQILKSLLELL
- a CDS encoding MarR family winged helix-turn-helix transcriptional regulator, which gives rise to MPKKQNLEPSHLKSHLGYHLRVVSNAVSHSFAGKLAALDVTVAEWVILREMYSYETNTSPSVVAEITGLSRGAVSKLIDRLLNKGLVSREEASEDRRYQDIKLTNKGTKLVPKLSEIADENDFIFFSHLSEQEKDQLRKTLIKLTKLNKLNLNPIE
- the rimP gene encoding ribosome maturation factor RimP; its protein translation is MESFGNGLVYTEENIRELILRVLAPPLALFSLQVQNRKNHALIEIELDHLSDKTGSASLEDCETVSRRLKEELDLWGEEFDFTLQVSSAGAERVLRLPEDLSRFQGLLVKLEVPLEAGKWDKRLYRLGPVSGDSVELTLYDRKTRHKKNQKSVSMPIAEIRKGNLYLEI